A portion of the Anaerolineae bacterium genome contains these proteins:
- the rpsF gene encoding 30S ribosomal protein S6 translates to MAEYELTFVIQPSVDEDQLASLRERVTDYITGAGGELIGTLDWGRRRLAYPIRKHTAGFYTTMRLRLPPDAIEDLQRMLRLNEDVLRYLVLSAEDVPAPPSG, encoded by the coding sequence ATGGCCGAATACGAGTTAACCTTTGTCATCCAGCCCAGCGTCGATGAGGACCAGCTTGCCTCCCTCAGAGAGCGCGTCACCGACTACATCACCGGCGCAGGGGGTGAGCTGATCGGCACGCTGGACTGGGGCCGCAGGCGCTTGGCTTACCCCATTCGCAAGCACACCGCTGGCTTCTACACCACGATGCGGCTGCGACTCCCGCCCGACGCCATTGAGGACTTGCAGCGAATGCTCCGCCTCAACGAAGACGTCCTGCGGTACCTGGTGCTGTCGGCTGAGGATGTGCCGGCGCCGCCATCCGGCTGA
- a CDS encoding 30S ribosomal protein S18, whose amino-acid sequence MAEDNGDRAEARESTREESRSGRDEARSTERRGRPQRRYFPRRRVCAFCVDKVKQIDYKDIETLQRYVTDQGKIRGRRQTGTCARHQHQLSRAIKRARHLALMPYAYGHRFTS is encoded by the coding sequence TTGGCAGAGGACAACGGCGACCGGGCCGAGGCTCGGGAGTCTACCAGGGAGGAGTCACGTTCCGGGCGGGACGAAGCGCGCTCGACCGAGCGACGTGGCCGCCCCCAGCGACGCTATTTCCCACGCCGGCGCGTGTGCGCCTTCTGCGTGGACAAAGTGAAGCAGATTGACTACAAAGATATCGAGACACTACAGCGCTACGTCACCGATCAGGGGAAGATCAGGGGCCGCCGGCAGACGGGCACCTGCGCCAGGCACCAGCACCAGCTCTCTCGTGCCATCAAGCGCGCCCGGCACCTGGCCCTGATGCCTTACGCTTACGGGCATCGTTTCACCTCGTAG
- a CDS encoding single-stranded DNA-binding protein translates to MLGLNRVTLMGEVVEKPELRYTPEGSAVAVFTIAVSRTCVPVNSRAHKEVDWFNVVAWRELAEFCADDLDVGTYIYLEGRLRNHVWRDALGRQMARTEIIAERAAVLGRDASPGADGRYEYEYHWRD, encoded by the coding sequence ATGCTGGGCCTCAACCGGGTCACCCTCATGGGTGAGGTAGTGGAGAAGCCGGAACTGCGCTACACACCGGAAGGCAGCGCAGTGGCCGTCTTCACCATCGCCGTGTCGCGAACGTGCGTCCCCGTCAATTCCCGCGCCCACAAGGAAGTAGACTGGTTCAACGTGGTTGCCTGGCGCGAATTGGCGGAGTTCTGTGCCGACGACCTCGATGTCGGCACATACATCTACCTCGAAGGGCGCTTGAGGAACCACGTCTGGCGGGATGCCCTCGGCCGCCAGATGGCCCGCACCGAGATAATCGCCGAGAGGGCCGCAGTCCTGGGACGCGATGCCTCCCCAGGGGCCGACGGCCGCTATGAGTACGAGTATCACTGGAGGGATTAG